The DNA region AGATGAAGTCCTTGACGCTCATGTCGGACAGCAGCCGGCCCCGCCCGATCACGATCAGATGGTCGGCGGTGAGTGCCATCTCGCTCATCAGGTGGCTCGAGACGAAGACCGTGCGCCCCTCGGAGGCCAGCTCCTTCATCAGGTTGCGGACCCAGTGGATGCCCTCGGGGTCGAGACCGTTCACCGGCTCGTCGAAGAGCAGCACCCGCGGGTCCCCGAGCAGCGCCGCCGCGATCCCGAGCCGCTGGCCCATGCCGAGCGAGAAGCCCTTGGACCGCCTCTTCGCGACGTCCCGCAGACCGACGACGCCGAGTACCTCGTCCACCCGCGCCGCCGGGATGCCCGCCAGCTGGGCCAGGCACAGCAGGTGGTTGCGGGCACTGCGCCCGCCGTGCACCGCCTTGGCGTCGAGGAGCGCGCCCACCTGCCGCGGCGCGTTGGGGAGGCCGCGGAAGGGATGACCGCCGATCATCACATGGCCGGCCGTCGGCCGGTCCAGGCCGAGCATCATGCGCATGGTGGTGGACTTGCCGGACCCGTTGGGACCGAGGAACCCCGTGACGGCCCCCGGCCGCACCTGGAAGGAAAGGTCGTCCACGGCTGTCTTGGCGCCGTAGCGCTTGGTCAGGCCTACCGCCTCGATCATTCTCCAGCCCCATCGACGTCCTGTGTCGTCGGGGCCCGGCCACCCGGCCGCACGCCCCCGTCAGAATGAGGAGGATAACCAGGGCGTGACGGTTCCGGCCAAGTCGCCGGGCGGGCGATCGTCGTGTACGGGACCGTCTCAGGCGTCCCTCTTCTTCAGGACGAGCCAGCCGCCGGCCAGCGCCGCTACCACCCAGAGCGCCATGATGCCCATCCCGCTCCAGGGCCCGTACGGGGCGGGTCCGCTGTTCATGGCGTCGGGTACCACCTGCATGATCTTGGAGCCCGCCTGGTCCGGGAAGTAGCGGGCCACCTTCTTGGCGCCGGGCACCGCCGACAGGATCTGCGAGACCAGGAAGAAGAACGGCATCAGGATGCCGAGCGACAGCATGGAGCTGCGCAGCATCGTGGCGACGCCCATGGAGAACACCGCGATGAGGCCCATGTAGAGGCCGCCGCCGAAGACCGCGCGCAGCACGTTCTCCGCCCCGATGTCCGTGCCGTGGTCGCCCAGCAGCGCCTGGCTGAGGAAGAACGTCACGAAGCTGGTGGCGAGGCCGACCAGGAGGGCCAGCACACCGGCCACCGCGACCTTGCTGAAGAGGAACGTCCCCCGCCGAGGCACGGCCGCCAGCGAGGTGCGGATCATGCCCGAGCTGTACTCCGTGCCGACCA from Streptomyces sp. NBC_01754 includes:
- a CDS encoding ABC transporter ATP-binding protein gives rise to the protein MIEAVGLTKRYGAKTAVDDLSFQVRPGAVTGFLGPNGSGKSTTMRMMLGLDRPTAGHVMIGGHPFRGLPNAPRQVGALLDAKAVHGGRSARNHLLCLAQLAGIPAARVDEVLGVVGLRDVAKRRSKGFSLGMGQRLGIAAALLGDPRVLLFDEPVNGLDPEGIHWVRNLMKELASEGRTVFVSSHLMSEMALTADHLIVIGRGRLLSDMSVKDFISAHSAGFARVRVSTEPDGQRERLTDSLTAADGRVMPEPDGALRVTGLPLRRISELAHAADVRLWELSPHQASLEEAYMRMTQGSVDHRSTADAKEGLQPPPPAYGPLPDLGPEPLTPEVPQQGWYVPPPPGPDPAAPTAAPGRESGEESR
- a CDS encoding ABC transporter permease subunit: MTSVPAVLNSEWTKIRTVSSTTWTLISAFVVTVAMSAALSALLNSQFDDLPAAERATFDPTLVSFSGTALGQLAMVVFGVLVVGTEYSSGMIRTSLAAVPRRGTFLFSKVAVAGVLALLVGLATSFVTFFLSQALLGDHGTDIGAENVLRAVFGGGLYMGLIAVFSMGVATMLRSSMLSLGILMPFFFLVSQILSAVPGAKKVARYFPDQAGSKIMQVVPDAMNSGPAPYGPWSGMGIMALWVVAALAGGWLVLKKRDA